One Heyndrickxia oleronia genomic window, AATTTAAAATACTCACGAGTTAATAAAAAGATAGTTTTTATGTAACTTTCTGAATAATCGTAATCCTCATCTCTTAAAACATTTGAAAGATAACGAACAGCAGCTTCTGACAATCCTTGCTCTGCATACATAAAACCTAAGTTATGATTGATACGTGCTAGTAATCCAGAATCATTAATTCGTTGGGCAATGTCTCTGGCAATATGAAATTGGTCCTCTGCTTCTACAAATTGTCTCATATCAATATAATTAAGACCTAGCAGCATTCTACAATCTCCGAGACGATTTCTGTACTTTCCATTTTTTTCGAAAACTTCTAATGCCTTTTGGATAAGATTTACCGACATTAACGTTTCCTGAACTTGGTAATAGACCGCTGCCACTCTATAGTAGAATTCTGCTGTTTCGATTGGATTGTTTTTATTAAGATATTTTTCTGCAATACGGTAACAATCCAATGCATCATCGTAACGCCTTAAATTATAGGCGCGTATCCCTTGGAAAAAATGATGATAGAAACTTAATTCTGGAATATTTCCCATTCTTTCAATGATCATTTTAAGTTCTAGAGAATCATTTTGCAGTAAATAATAATAACCTGAAAGAATCAAATAATTTTTTTCACTTTCGATATCATCTAATCTTTGAAACATAACATCTACTTCTTTTTTTAAATTTTTAGCCTCTTTAATATTCCTTTGAGTAATTTTTGTATTCCAATCTTCTAATATATCTTCTGTTGCTTCAGAAATCAGCAAGTTTTATCACTCCCCATCTATCAGGTTTTGATAATTCTACTTTTATTGTAATAGACTAGGTACGTAATTTGTATTGGGAAAATAGGTTATAAATCTATTAATAATAAGTGTTTTTTTTTCCTATTTTCCTTAGAAAGATATTTACAGTTGATCATCGTTGGTTATGCAACATGCAAATCGGGTATTCCATTTTATCAAATGAACTTCAAATTAACTAGAAACATATAAAACCCATTCTTTTAATTCATAAACTAAATGTAGAAGGATGGAAAAAAAGTATATCAATAATCATTTGATAATTAGTTTAATTCTCGGTGTAATTAGTATTTCATATCAAGAAAAAGGCAATAAAAGAAATTGAAAGAAATAGTGAGGATGGCAGAGGATTTGCCATTTTGGGGTTGATATGTAGTATTATAGGAATCATTCTCCAGTTTTTCGTAATAGTAGGGATTATTGCATACTACTCCTTGACAACAACAAAATTTATTACGTTTTAAAGAACAATTGCCCCTCTCAAATGAGAAGGGCATTTATATTAATTAGGAGTGAAATCCATCCTCTTGTACATAGTTTTCGATACTCCAAATTCCTATCGCTTGTTTTTGAGTCTTACTTTGGATTTCACGAAATTCATCTACATAACGAGTGTTTGGTGCATATACATAGGCCACTCTTGCAAGCCCTTTTTCAAGAAGTGTTTCGTTTACCATTTTTCCATCTACATATATATATGCAAGTAAACGTCCATATTTATCACGCTCACTAACGTCAAGCTCTACCTTTATTGCTTTGCCAGCTGGCATTATACTTTTGGAAAAATCACTTGCTTCTTTACCGAATGGTTGGACTGGTTTTGTTGGATGTACAGTTTCTGGTGTATCTACAAG contains:
- a CDS encoding tetratricopeptide repeat protein, translating into MLISEATEDILEDWNTKITQRNIKEAKNLKKEVDVMFQRLDDIESEKNYLILSGYYYLLQNDSLELKMIIERMGNIPELSFYHHFFQGIRAYNLRRYDDALDCYRIAEKYLNKNNPIETAEFYYRVAAVYYQVQETLMSVNLIQKALEVFEKNGKYRNRLGDCRMLLGLNYIDMRQFVEAEDQFHIARDIAQRINDSGLLARINHNLGFMYAEQGLSEAAVRYLSNVLRDEDYDYSESYIKTIFLLTREYFKLNQIDAGKEWYEKGIALAHELNNVEYKVKFTLLNALYLDNKDFESTFKSGIAFLQQEKLWLDIEEYAQIFARFYLDCKGYQKAAEYYEIAIEAKNEIKKMEGLK